A single region of the bacterium genome encodes:
- a CDS encoding glycosyltransferase family 2 protein has protein sequence MKLSIVVPVYNEKNTILKIIEKVKALDVEKEIIIVDDCSTDGTREILKEKLDGKYREVRIFYNISNQGKGAALRTGFKHVKGEIIAIQDADLEYEPEEIKELIKPITDGFADVVYGSRLSGGKPQRMYLFWHLAGNKFLTLITNLLYNTTISDMETCYKVMTKRVLDSLNLKSRRFNIEPEITAKIFKQHYRVYEMPISYYGRDYSEGKKICWIDGFSAIWTLIKYRFID, from the coding sequence ATGAAACTTTCTATTGTTGTGCCTGTGTATAATGAGAAAAATACCATACTTAAGATTATAGAAAAAGTAAAAGCTCTGGACGTAGAAAAAGAGATAATAATTGTTGATGACTGTTCTACAGACGGTACACGTGAGATTCTAAAAGAAAAACTGGACGGCAAATATCGGGAGGTAAGAATTTTTTATAATATCTCGAATCAAGGCAAGGGAGCAGCTCTGCGTACAGGCTTCAAGCATGTTAAAGGCGAGATTATAGCAATTCAGGACGCTGATTTAGAATATGAGCCTGAAGAGATTAAGGAGCTGATAAAGCCTATTACTGACGGGTTTGCTGATGTTGTTTACGGGTCAAGACTATCAGGAGGCAAGCCTCAGAGAATGTATCTCTTCTGGCACTTAGCAGGGAACAAATTCCTGACACTAATAACAAATTTGCTGTACAACACAACAATTTCCGATATGGAAACATGTTATAAGGTTATGACAAAAAGAGTTCTGGATTCCCTTAACTTAAAGTCAAGGCGTTTTAACATAGAACCTGAAATTACTGCAAAGATATTTAAACAGCACTACAGAGTGTATGAAATGCCAATCTCTTATTATGGGAGAGATTATTCGGAAGGGAAGAAGATCTGCTGGATAGATGGTTTCTCTGCGATCTGGACATTAATAAAATATCGCTTTATTGATTAG
- the hflC gene encoding protease modulator HflC, which translates to MKKLLNVFIALIILIILIAMSGVMYVVDETKQVVITQFGKPVGNPITNAGLHFKKPFIQKARYFEKRLLEWDGDPNQIPTNDKKYIWVDATARWKIVDALKFLQSVNNEMGAHARIDDIINSATRDTITRHLLVETVRNSNRIVDEVKEVGKDVIITDEALERIEVGRNKLEEIILHDAKELAPKYGIELVDVRIKRVNYVEDVRRKVYDRMISERKRAAEQYRSEGQGRRAEIDGQRGKELKLITSEAYRQAEGLKGKADAEVIGIYAAAYNQDPEFYSFLKTLETYKKTIDENSTIILTTDSDYYKYLKGLNLIK; encoded by the coding sequence ATGAAAAAGCTTTTGAATGTATTTATTGCCTTAATTATCTTAATAATACTTATAGCTATGAGCGGTGTGATGTATGTTGTAGATGAGACGAAACAGGTTGTGATAACCCAATTTGGCAAACCTGTTGGTAATCCAATTACAAACGCAGGACTGCACTTTAAAAAACCATTTATTCAGAAAGCGCGTTACTTTGAGAAACGGCTTCTTGAGTGGGATGGCGATCCCAATCAGATTCCCACCAATGATAAAAAATATATCTGGGTTGATGCTACTGCGCGTTGGAAGATTGTTGATGCGTTGAAATTTCTGCAGTCAGTGAACAATGAGATGGGAGCTCACGCAAGGATTGATGACATTATCAATTCAGCAACCAGGGATACAATTACAAGGCATCTCCTTGTTGAGACAGTAAGAAATTCCAATCGCATTGTAGACGAGGTGAAAGAAGTGGGGAAAGACGTAATAATTACTGACGAAGCCCTTGAACGCATAGAAGTAGGCCGGAACAAATTAGAGGAGATAATCTTACACGATGCAAAAGAACTTGCTCCCAAGTATGGCATAGAACTTGTTGATGTGCGAATTAAGCGGGTCAATTATGTAGAAGATGTAAGGAGAAAAGTCTATGATCGTATGATTTCCGAGAGAAAGCGCGCTGCTGAACAATATCGCTCTGAAGGACAGGGCAGACGCGCTGAAATAGACGGACAGAGAGGAAAGGAACTCAAACTAATTACATCTGAAGCATATAGGCAGGCTGAGGGGTTAAAAGGCAAGGCGGATGCTGAGGTAATAGGCATCTATGCCGCGGCATATAACCAGGATCCTGAGTTTTATTCATTCTTAAAAACCCTTGAGACGTATAAAAAGACCATTGATGAGAACAGCACAATAATCCTTACAACGGACAGTGATTATTACAAGTACCTGAAAGGACTGAATCTTATTAAATAA